CAGCGCACCAACTACAGATCTTGGGTTATACAGCTTCTGCCCGCCTGCCGTCTGATATCCGTCATACCACAGTTCCAATCCCTCACGGGTCACAGCCGGATCAGACTCTGTCTCCAGATACCTCTGATACAGAACATCCACTTCCTCATCGGTAAAACCGAAATATTCACTGTATTTTACCCTGGTGGCCATAGAGTATTCAAAAAACATATTCAGTTCCGAACCACTGGAATACTTGGCAATCGGCAGGATGCCGGTCATATATGCCATCTCCACATAGGCTTTATCCTTTAAAAGATTGCTTAAAAATTTTGTAAACCCCGCCTTATCCTTATCTGTGGCAAAGTCCTGATGATAGATATAGTCCCACTCATCCAGCACAAAGATAAATTTCTCGCCGTCACAGTATTCGTGAATTTTCTTCAAAGCATCCCACACAGCATCTGTTTCTCTGATCTTTACTTTCGGATATGCCATTATCAAATCATCTAGCAACAGGGACTTTATCCTGGCAATATACTGTGTATAAGTAGACACCTCATCCGGCATTTCATTAAACATAATATGAATCACATTATGCTTATTAAGATGCTCACGATACCATTCATACTTTGAAGCCCTCAAATTTCGGAAAAGTCTGCCGCTGTCCACACCTTTTCCAAAATAGGAAACGATCATATTCGCCATAACCGTTTTACCAAACCGGCGCGGTCTTGTAATCGCAACATATTTCTGTCCTTTGCCCTGATTGGGGCCAGACTTTTCAATTTCATTCTCTTTTAACTCTACAATTGGCACTAATTCAGCAAGTATATCTGTTTTGTCCACATAATAAGTTGACGCATAATCCTCGCAGAATAAGCTGTACGCGCTCCGGCTATTTAAGTAAACGCCCAATCTATCCACACTCCTTTCCCAGCCATCCGGTTTGAATCTGTCAGCCCATTCTAAAGTTATCCAGCTTCATCTGTCCCCACACAGTCGCTCCGTACAGTCTTTAGAGTCTATTTTTAATATTCCGGGATGATTCACACGCCTGTCTTCCAGCAGCGTATAATTACCCTATTATGCTTACAATACCATAAAACTCCCCCTGTTGCAAGAGGGTTTGCGGATAAATTCTCTGGATTTTCAGATAGCTTAAAATGTACCTGATAAATGCCGGGAAATTTCTTATTTTGTCAAGTACAGATGCTTACCTGCTTACGATAAAATATGACATAGCGAACACTATAGGGGTATATCTGAAGCTTAACATCCGGACAGATATAATTATCATCCGCTGGTTTTGGCACCAGTCATCCAAACAGAGCTTTAACGCGCTCATCCGGCCTGAAGCCGGATACCGCCATGTTTTTGTTTTTGACAAAACAGCATCTATCCTTACCTCAACCTCTCCCGCAAAACCTCTGCCTTACATTCATGTCGCTTGCTTTCATCGTCCTTATTATAAGCGATTCCTACTGCGAGAATGCACCCTGTGTATTTCGGGTTCTCCCCAAACTTTCCTTCAAATCGCAGCGCATACTTTCAATCTTTGATTTGCCATATTGCTTCTTCCTCCGTGTGGTTCACCTTTAATTCAATAATAATACAATCCTCATTTTTTACGAATGGATAGAAGATAAAATCTGCTCGTGTCAATTAGGGAATAAAAATTTTTTACATTCCTACTTTTTAATAAAATGTTTATCTGTCTCCGGTATTCCATCCTCATCAGACATATACCGCTCCACCCTCATATGCAGATTATACTTCACCCGAAGCTCTGCAATCTTATCCATCATTGGGGACGAATGATGTCTGTCAATCGCCTGCTGGTCTTTCCAGCAGGCAATCAGTAGAACCGTCTCCGGGTCTGCCTTAGGAATGAAATACTCATACCGCAGATTCCCCTCTTCCTTACGGATTTCCGCCACAGTACCACTTCTCTCCATTTCCTCCGCAAATTTCCGTGCATTGCCATCTGTCCCAGTATAATAAATATTTACAACTATGCTCATACCTGTCCTCCTGCTTTTTCTATTTTATTCCCAATCATATAATAGTTCTTTATTTTTTGCAGATGCCAAAAGACGTCCATAAATGCTTCTTTGTTGGATCAGAAAAGGCTGTTGGCCAACCGGCAAATGTAGCTATCGAAGAAACCGCACCTGCGGGTGGAAAAAATGATGTGAAAGCTATTGCAATCACTCCAACGGTTGCACACGCCTTTCCTACATTTTCAATAATCCCTTTATATTTCATCGCTTTCTGGGCTTTCACAATATCATCTTCTATTATTTGCATATTATCATAGGATACTATCTCCTAATGAAGAAGCTGTGTATATTCTGTCTAGCTTTTTAGACGTATATTTTAAAATTTTAACAGCTTCAGCTCCTTCCTTTACAGGAACCTTCACACCAATATGAGAAGACTCAGCCATATCTGAAATTGTCGCATTAATTACTTGAGATACTAAATCATTGTGATAAGCAATATTGAATAACTCCTTATATTCTTTAAGCACTTCAAAGACAGGATTATGATAAATAAAGTCTCCCAATTCTATGAAATGGTCTAAATCAATGCCATTATAATCCTCTTTAGACTCAAGCCGGAAAGTCTTGAGAAGCTTAACGCTATTGTAGTCAAGATTGTATTGATCCTCAAACTCTAAAAATTCTTTAACTTTTTCATTCCATTCATCGAATATCGCCTTAATTCTATCTACTGTATAATACTTGATATCAAGCCCTTTCTCTGCCATCATCCATTGAACTATGTCTATGTCAAAAGTGAAAAAACCTTCCACGTCATATTCACTTTTTTTATATGGCAAGATAATTTCTTTCTCAATCAGTTCCCCATCAATGCACCTATATGTAAATGGATCTACATAAACTGCACCAGCAACTATAAATTGC
This is a stretch of genomic DNA from Marvinbryantia formatexigens DSM 14469. It encodes these proteins:
- a CDS encoding AAA family ATPase, which translates into the protein MGVYLNSRSAYSLFCEDYASTYYVDKTDILAELVPIVELKENEIEKSGPNQGKGQKYVAITRPRRFGKTVMANMIVSYFGKGVDSGRLFRNLRASKYEWYREHLNKHNVIHIMFNEMPDEVSTYTQYIARIKSLLLDDLIMAYPKVKIRETDAVWDALKKIHEYCDGEKFIFVLDEWDYIYHQDFATDKDKAGFTKFLSNLLKDKAYVEMAYMTGILPIAKYSSGSELNMFFEYSMATRVKYSEYFGFTDEEVDVLYQRYLETESDPAVTREGLELWYDGYQTAGGQKLYNPRSVVGALSDNQLGNYWTSSGPYDEIFYYIGANTDAVKDDIAAMVADNPVPARVQEYAATSMELKTKDEIFSAMVVYGFLNYKDGYVSIPNKELMDKFAEVVQREPSLGNVYKLTKESGRMLAATKAGDTKTMTELMEYAHNTHSPLQTYSNEAELASIIRWVYLKALDSYRIEREDKAGLGYVDFIFYPFVKSEDCIIIELKVNHTADEAIRQIKERQYALRFEGKFGENPEYTGRILAVGIAYNKDDENKRHECKMEVLRERLK
- a CDS encoding putative quinol monooxygenase yields the protein MSIVVNIYYTGTDGNARKFAEEMERSGTVAEIRKEEGNLRYEYFIPKADPETVLLIACWKDQQAIDRHHSSPMMDKIAELRVKYNLHMRVERYMSDEDGIPETDKHFIKK